From uncultured Desulfovibrio sp.:
GGGCAAGTAAGAGTTCATAATCCTGAACCCCTACAGGATACGAGGATGCCTATGCGATTTTCTACCAGAACCCGTTACGGATTGCGCTTCTTGCTGCGTCTGGCGGCCCAGCCCCAGGGCTCTCTTTTGCAACTGGGGCAGGTAGCCCGTGAAGAAAACATCTCATCGGGCTATCTGGAACAGATAGTGCGGGCACTGCGCCCCATGGGCATCTTGCGTGCTGTGCGCGGTTCTGGCGGCGGGTACTCCCTTGCCAAATCGCCATCAGATATTAACATTGAAGAAGTCTTTCAGCATCTTGAGGGTGAAATTTCCCCTGTGCGCTGTCTGAGCAAGGGTCGCCATTGCCAACGCGAATCCCACTGCTCCACCCGGGGCTTCTGGACAGAACTGGACGGGCACATCCGCTCCTTCCTGCAAAAGCGCACCTTGCAGGAAATCATTGACACAGAGAAATGCTCCGTAACGGGAGGCAATCATGTGGAATTACACTGAAGCAGTACACGACCACTTTCTGCGGCCGCACAATGTGGGTCCCCTTGAAGGCGCCAACGCCATTGGCGAAGTGGGCAGCCTGACCTGCGGCGACGCCCTTAAGCTATATCTCAAGATCAACGACCAGCACATCATTGAAGACGCCAGCTTTGAAACCTTTGGCTGCGCCAGCGCCATTGCGTCAAGCTCTGTGCTGACAG
This genomic window contains:
- a CDS encoding Rrf2 family transcriptional regulator — encoded protein: MRFSTRTRYGLRFLLRLAAQPQGSLLQLGQVAREENISSGYLEQIVRALRPMGILRAVRGSGGGYSLAKSPSDINIEEVFQHLEGEISPVRCLSKGRHCQRESHCSTRGFWTELDGHIRSFLQKRTLQEIIDTEKCSVTGGNHVELH